The Candidatus Nitrosocosmicus franklandus genome contains a region encoding:
- a CDS encoding orotate phosphoribosyltransferase, with product MSNLRDLDYQEQLREEIVTFLYDVGAIRLGNFTLSSGNHSSFYIDLRMLQSYPLYFRKTISLLKTVILLGVGIDNFDYICSIPTSGTIFGSSLAYELFKPHIYVRKDPKTYGTQKKIEGNLVPGSRVLFIEDVVTTGNSLLSAVKSIADCTTHNRVVAIIDRKQGATEKFQEYNVFVDSVISIVRAIEILRNNNRISHEDYNTIKREMTKI from the coding sequence TTGTCTAATTTGAGAGACTTGGACTATCAAGAACAATTGAGAGAAGAAATAGTGACTTTTTTATATGATGTTGGTGCAATTAGGTTAGGAAATTTTACCCTTTCCAGTGGAAATCATAGTAGTTTCTATATTGATTTGAGAATGCTACAAAGTTATCCATTGTATTTTCGGAAAACGATATCTTTGCTAAAAACGGTAATTCTCTTGGGTGTTGGAATAGATAATTTTGATTATATTTGCTCAATACCTACCTCGGGGACCATTTTTGGTTCATCGTTGGCATATGAATTATTTAAACCTCATATTTATGTGAGGAAAGATCCAAAAACCTATGGAACTCAAAAGAAGATAGAGGGCAATTTGGTCCCTGGATCTAGAGTACTTTTTATAGAAGACGTAGTAACTACTGGAAATTCGTTACTCTCTGCTGTTAAATCAATTGCTGATTGTACAACCCATAATCGTGTTGTCGCTATTATAGATAGGAAACAAGGTGCTACAGAGAAGTTTCAGGAATATAATGTCTTTGTTGATAGTGTGATTAGCATTGTTCGAGCTATCGAAATCTTGAGAAACAACAACCGGATAAGTCATGAGGACTATAATACGATTAAAAGGGAGATGACTAAAATTTAG
- a CDS encoding TATA-box-binding protein, with product MPQTKPMVSIENVVASATVNQTVNLNLITQIFPDVEYHPDQFPGLVFRLKAPKTATLIFSSGKMVCTGAKSEEQAIKAVRNVVQKLRKGGIPIENDPIIEIQNIVASASLGGKIHLELAARILPRSMYEPEQFPGLIHRMLDPKTVILLFASGKLVCTGAKKETEVYRAVTNLHTLLEEKNLMIYES from the coding sequence ATGCCTCAAACAAAACCAATGGTAAGTATTGAAAACGTTGTGGCATCCGCAACGGTTAATCAAACAGTAAATCTCAATTTAATTACTCAAATATTTCCTGATGTAGAATATCATCCGGATCAATTTCCAGGTCTAGTGTTTAGATTAAAAGCTCCTAAAACAGCTACATTAATTTTCAGCTCTGGGAAAATGGTTTGCACGGGAGCTAAATCAGAAGAGCAGGCAATAAAAGCTGTAAGAAATGTAGTACAAAAGTTAAGAAAGGGTGGGATTCCAATAGAAAACGATCCCATAATTGAGATTCAAAATATAGTTGCATCTGCAAGTTTGGGTGGCAAAATACATCTTGAATTGGCAGCAAGAATTTTACCGAGGAGCATGTATGAGCCAGAACAATTTCCAGGTTTAATCCACAGGATGTTGGACCCAAAGACGGTAATCTTGCTTTTTGCTAGCGGAAAGTTAGTTTGTACAGGCGCCAAAAAGGAAACCGAAGTTTATCGAGCAGTTACTAATTTACATACCCTTCTAGAAGAAAAGAATTTGATGATATATGAAAGCTAA
- a CDS encoding aspartate ammonia-lyase, which yields MSRDFRIDKDSIGEIQVPIDAYFGPFTMRAKEQYQITKLPPHRNFVKAFVMIKKAAAIANKELGVLPHEIADAIIQSCDEILSGKLSKEFVIETLNSGASTAFNMNCNEVIANRALEIIGRKKGEYDKVSPNDHVNMSQSSNDTSPTAIHLAIMMNCEELLRSLDVLIESLEKKSFEFREEIKIGRTHLMDAIPVTLGNEFGAYTISMRKCKDLIKKSLEELSYIALGGTAVGTGANAPKGYQELVVTNLAKISGLPLKPSQNLFFSLQSKLEVANCSSSIKNLALELSKISNDIRLMASGPMAGLAEITIPAVHAGSSIMPGKVNPSLSETLNMICFNVIGNDLSVSLAAQAGQFELNVMLGGMVKSVLDSTEMLTNFIPIFSKNMIDGIRANREKLQSYVQKSPILVTLLNPVIGYLKAAEVYKEALSSNRTIRDIVLERKLMTAEQFDEIMSKAKLNS from the coding sequence ATGTCACGAGATTTCAGAATCGATAAGGATTCCATAGGTGAAATTCAAGTGCCCATTGATGCTTACTTTGGACCTTTTACAATGAGAGCCAAGGAACAATACCAAATCACAAAGTTACCTCCTCATAGAAATTTTGTCAAAGCCTTTGTAATGATTAAAAAAGCCGCAGCTATTGCTAATAAGGAATTAGGTGTTTTACCCCATGAAATAGCCGATGCAATTATTCAAAGTTGTGATGAAATTTTAAGTGGCAAGTTATCTAAGGAATTTGTAATCGAGACTCTCAACTCGGGAGCAAGTACTGCTTTTAATATGAATTGCAATGAGGTGATTGCGAATAGGGCGCTGGAGATAATCGGAAGAAAAAAGGGAGAGTATGATAAAGTTAGCCCTAATGATCACGTAAATATGTCTCAGTCTAGTAATGACACTTCGCCAACTGCAATACATTTAGCAATAATGATGAACTGTGAAGAACTTTTGAGATCTTTGGATGTGTTGATCGAATCACTTGAAAAAAAATCCTTCGAATTTAGAGAAGAGATCAAGATTGGTCGGACACATTTGATGGATGCTATACCTGTTACACTGGGTAATGAATTTGGTGCCTATACAATTTCAATGAGAAAATGCAAAGACTTGATAAAGAAATCTCTTGAAGAACTTAGTTATATCGCATTAGGGGGTACGGCTGTAGGGACAGGAGCTAATGCTCCAAAAGGATATCAGGAATTAGTTGTAACCAATCTTGCAAAAATCTCTGGACTCCCTCTTAAACCCTCACAAAACTTGTTCTTTTCTTTGCAAAGCAAACTCGAGGTAGCTAATTGTTCATCATCCATAAAAAATTTGGCTTTGGAACTCTCTAAAATTTCAAACGACATAAGATTAATGGCCTCAGGGCCTATGGCGGGATTAGCTGAAATTACGATTCCAGCTGTACACGCAGGTTCATCCATTATGCCAGGAAAGGTAAACCCATCGTTGTCAGAAACTTTGAACATGATTTGTTTCAATGTCATTGGTAATGATCTATCTGTCAGTCTTGCTGCACAAGCAGGTCAATTTGAGTTAAATGTAATGTTGGGAGGTATGGTGAAATCAGTTTTGGATTCAACCGAAATGCTGACAAATTTTATACCTATATTTTCGAAGAATATGATCGACGGTATACGTGCTAATAGAGAAAAGCTACAATCTTATGTTCAAAAGAGTCCTATACTTGTAACACTTTTGAACCCCGTAATTGGTTATCTGAAGGCTGCTGAAGTATATAAGGAAGCACTTTCTAGTAATCGGACAATACGAGATATTGTACTCGAGCGAAAGCTGATGACTGCAGAACAATTCGATGAAATAATGTCGAAGGCAAAATTGAATTCTTAA
- a CDS encoding DUF192 domain-containing protein: MKILKLILFLAMFLISYCIINSATLSSASNQFSNKTAVNNNDTSVVEIGDRTIKVMLAKTPSEQSKGLAIRDFMDEDEGMLFIFDKPLKHSFWMKDMKFPIDIIWADTAGKIVHIEKNLEPCIFLLPCPSYSPDSDSLYVLEVVSNFTNKYNIRVGDYIESKLISVNNS; this comes from the coding sequence TTGAAGATATTGAAGCTGATCTTATTTCTCGCCATGTTTCTTATTTCATATTGCATAATAAATTCAGCTACCCTTTCATCTGCTTCTAATCAATTTTCCAATAAAACGGCAGTAAACAACAATGATACATCTGTTGTGGAAATAGGGGATAGGACCATCAAAGTAATGCTGGCAAAAACACCAAGTGAACAGTCTAAGGGGTTAGCAATAAGGGACTTCATGGATGAGGACGAGGGAATGCTTTTTATTTTCGATAAACCTCTAAAACACTCCTTCTGGATGAAGGACATGAAATTTCCAATTGATATAATTTGGGCAGATACTGCAGGTAAGATCGTTCATATAGAAAAGAACCTTGAGCCGTGTATTTTCTTACTGCCATGTCCTTCATATTCACCCGATAGTGACTCTCTGTATGTGCTTGAAGTGGTTTCCAACTTTACCAACAAGTATAATATAAGAGTTGGTGACTATATAGAATCTAAACTTATTTCCGTCAACAACAGCTAA
- a CDS encoding 50S ribosomal protein L39e, with the protein MAARKTTTRKIRLLKKIKQNRPVPAWIIIRTHRHVRTNPKRRSWRRSDVNIG; encoded by the coding sequence ATGGCTGCCCGCAAAACTACAACTAGGAAAATTAGATTATTGAAGAAGATTAAACAGAATAGACCGGTGCCAGCCTGGATCATTATTCGGACACATAGACATGTTAGGACTAATCCAAAGAGAAGATCTTGGCGTAGGTCGGATGTGAACATCGGGTAA
- a CDS encoding 50S ribosomal protein L31e has translation MSNIEDTLARIYTINFSKAWLTPKHKRTDRVINMVKEFAMKHMKSSQIKIDQELNRYIWKMGKTNPPRKVRVRIVKDDDDQVIVSLYEDIVLDNESRDKTDVDNTREDVESKEDTGSTLEKSELDTVTKNKNSNSDRMDVSKS, from the coding sequence ATGTCAAATATTGAAGATACGTTAGCAAGGATATATACGATAAATTTTAGCAAAGCTTGGTTAACACCAAAGCATAAGAGAACTGACCGCGTCATAAATATGGTTAAGGAATTTGCAATGAAGCATATGAAAAGTTCTCAAATCAAGATTGATCAGGAGCTAAATAGGTATATTTGGAAAATGGGGAAAACGAACCCGCCTAGGAAAGTTCGTGTAAGAATTGTAAAAGATGATGATGATCAGGTCATAGTATCTTTGTATGAGGATATCGTGCTAGATAATGAATCTCGAGATAAAACTGATGTCGACAATACGAGAGAAGATGTGGAGAGCAAAGAAGATACAGGGAGTACTTTAGAAAAATCTGAATTGGATACAGTTACAAAGAACAAGAATAGTAATAGCGATAGAATGGATGTTTCAAAAAGCTAA
- a CDS encoding tRNA (N(6)-L-threonylcarbamoyladenosine(37)-C(2))-methylthiotransferase, whose protein sequence is MEKDDELYSLKPSLIEKISFMNSHELSPKAKAKYIIGSVSKNVRDKHDKAFNFWIEGYGCSANYSDMEIMSGILKQNGFNQADGPENADVTLIVTCSVKNSTEHKMINRIKSLTKTNKPLIIAGCLPAANERMVRSLSPSASLLGPDSIPSIAEVTLATLQQRSVTELNKTNEEKINLPKVRINPVISIIQISTGCLSECTFCQTKLAKGNLRSFRTGNIINQIKTDVEAGAKEIWLTSTDNGCYGLDIGTNIGNLLRSCEQIDMYFRIRLGMLNPMYLKNLDKEITNIYMSSNKLFKFIHIPIQSGSVSILKKMKRGHTLNSVLDLTDRLKNNIPEITIATDVITGFPTETDKDFEETLKVIKHIEPDIVNSSKFSSRPGTAASKMERVNDKIISYRSKLLHKLIKSIALRKNSKWKGWKGEILIDDIENGILKGRNDYYKSIALREDPNNILEQEDNLIRKVGKVRKKNIDIRHTQLENSCLFNSAHMGQRMIVKVVSHSNHTLNAIPLELVN, encoded by the coding sequence ATGGAAAAAGACGACGAATTGTATTCCTTGAAACCCTCGCTAATTGAAAAAATATCCTTTATGAATAGCCACGAATTATCTCCTAAGGCGAAAGCAAAATATATCATTGGCTCCGTTTCCAAAAATGTCAGAGATAAACATGACAAAGCATTTAATTTTTGGATAGAAGGGTATGGTTGTTCTGCCAACTATTCGGATATGGAAATAATGTCAGGAATCTTGAAACAAAATGGTTTTAATCAAGCAGATGGCCCAGAAAATGCCGACGTTACTTTGATTGTGACTTGTTCAGTCAAAAATTCTACCGAGCATAAAATGATAAACCGGATAAAGAGCTTAACCAAGACCAATAAACCACTAATAATTGCGGGATGTTTACCTGCAGCAAATGAACGAATGGTAAGATCCCTTAGTCCAAGTGCCAGTTTGTTAGGACCAGATTCAATCCCATCGATAGCCGAGGTGACACTAGCTACACTACAACAAAGATCAGTGACAGAGTTAAACAAGACCAACGAAGAAAAGATCAATTTACCCAAAGTAAGAATAAACCCTGTAATTAGTATCATACAGATATCTACGGGTTGTCTAAGCGAATGTACATTCTGTCAGACAAAATTGGCAAAAGGAAATTTAAGAAGTTTTAGGACAGGAAACATTATTAATCAAATTAAAACTGACGTGGAAGCAGGTGCTAAGGAAATTTGGCTGACTTCAACTGACAACGGATGCTATGGATTAGACATTGGTACAAATATAGGAAACTTACTCAGAAGCTGCGAACAAATAGATATGTATTTTAGAATCCGATTGGGCATGCTAAATCCCATGTATTTAAAAAATCTAGACAAAGAAATCACAAATATTTATATGAGTAGTAACAAGCTTTTTAAATTTATTCATATTCCAATTCAGAGTGGAAGTGTATCGATCCTAAAGAAGATGAAAAGAGGTCATACCCTTAACTCCGTACTAGATCTTACCGATAGGTTAAAAAATAACATTCCTGAAATAACGATAGCGACAGATGTTATAACTGGTTTCCCAACAGAGACAGACAAAGATTTTGAAGAAACGCTGAAAGTAATTAAACATATTGAGCCCGATATTGTAAACTCCTCAAAATTTAGCTCGAGGCCAGGAACCGCAGCATCAAAAATGGAGAGAGTTAATGACAAGATCATTTCTTATAGGTCAAAGCTACTTCACAAATTAATAAAGAGCATTGCACTCAGAAAGAATTCCAAATGGAAGGGCTGGAAAGGGGAAATTCTAATCGATGATATTGAGAATGGAATTCTAAAGGGAAGAAACGACTATTATAAATCAATAGCTCTGAGGGAAGACCCTAACAACATATTGGAGCAAGAAGATAATCTAATTCGTAAAGTAGGCAAAGTTAGGAAGAAAAACATTGATATTCGTCACACACAATTAGAAAATAGTTGTTTGTTTAACAGTGCGCATATGGGTCAAAGAATGATCGTCAAGGTAGTCTCACATTCCAATCACACTCTAAATGCGATTCCGTTAGAATTAGTGAATTGA
- a CDS encoding ABC transporter permease: protein MVNQVFLIAYVTGFLWLRRNPLSLIFTAISPFSLLFILFVVSNGQYVQFAVAGSLVMALVGYGLALGQDISLYKIEYKMQDVFVASPISPIVYMLGLALSELLYGLPALIILISLAVFFSTSIAFLPLLLLNVFLIWGTMSSIGFFLSSHMLHMRNATQLISFVNVIIAVVPPVFYPISTLPEALQMVSYLVPTTHASLMIQYSMGFPIPEGWSIYLGLLVQGIYFGFFMLIAKKRALWREN, encoded by the coding sequence ATGGTAAATCAAGTTTTCTTGATCGCTTACGTAACTGGATTTCTATGGCTCAGGAGGAATCCATTATCCTTAATTTTTACTGCCATATCTCCATTTTCTTTACTATTCATATTATTTGTAGTTAGCAATGGTCAATATGTTCAATTTGCTGTTGCTGGGAGTTTAGTTATGGCTTTGGTAGGGTATGGTTTAGCGTTAGGTCAAGATATTTCCCTTTACAAAATAGAGTACAAAATGCAAGATGTTTTTGTGGCCTCGCCTATTTCCCCAATAGTATATATGTTAGGATTGGCGTTGTCAGAACTTTTGTATGGATTACCTGCATTAATTATCTTAATTTCGTTGGCGGTATTCTTTTCGACATCAATCGCCTTTCTGCCGTTACTTCTTTTGAATGTTTTTCTTATTTGGGGAACCATGTCTTCAATTGGTTTTTTTCTTTCATCGCATATGCTCCATATGCGGAATGCAACACAATTGATTTCCTTTGTCAATGTCATTATTGCAGTAGTTCCTCCAGTATTTTATCCAATAAGCACCCTGCCAGAAGCTTTACAAATGGTTTCATATCTTGTACCTACAACTCACGCATCTCTCATGATACAATATTCAATGGGTTTCCCTATTCCAGAAGGGTGGTCCATTTATTTGGGCTTACTAGTTCAAGGAATTTATTTTGGATTTTTTATGTTAATTGCTAAAAAGAGGGCTCTTTGGAGGGAAAACTAG
- a CDS encoding aspartate aminotransferase family protein yields the protein MNLYFKSREIFPGGVSHNIRYFRPYPFFTRKARGKYLYDVDGNKYLDFWNGHWALILGHSPPRVTQKLVKQLKNGTLYGTVNKDSLKLGWEIKKAIPLAENIRFCSTGSEATMYATRLARSATGKRVIAKVEGGWHGFNTNLLQSVNYPYEVDEGLGLIEDEGHFVESLQFNDIERSLKVLESIKDDLAAIIVEPVLGGAGCILPKNGYLQGLQEFAKNNGSLFILDEIVTGFRFSYGAAMNNFNLEPDLFTLGKIIGGGLPIGAVCGKKEIMKLADATIEGDKSTYCSIGGGTFSANPMTMKAGFHTLRTLRNDRSIYDKINNLGEFTRIELSKLFDELKIRAEVTGIGSIFMIHFLNDNVKAINNALDAALSDKEMLNNYNLALMAYHGIFFLPGKMGAFSNAHEKKDSIKLLNATRDIFENSKYINFLEKNDKNLVF from the coding sequence ATGAATTTATATTTTAAATCAAGAGAGATATTTCCTGGTGGAGTTAGTCACAATATACGATATTTTAGACCTTATCCATTCTTTACTCGAAAAGCAAGAGGAAAATATTTGTATGATGTAGATGGGAATAAATACTTAGACTTTTGGAACGGTCACTGGGCCCTAATACTGGGGCATTCCCCACCAAGGGTTACACAAAAATTAGTTAAGCAACTAAAGAATGGAACTCTATACGGTACTGTAAATAAAGATAGCTTGAAGCTGGGCTGGGAAATCAAAAAAGCAATACCATTAGCTGAAAACATAAGATTTTGTAGTACAGGTTCTGAAGCCACAATGTATGCTACAAGGCTTGCTAGATCAGCCACAGGTAAAAGAGTTATTGCAAAGGTGGAAGGCGGATGGCATGGTTTTAATACAAATCTCTTGCAATCAGTAAACTACCCGTACGAAGTCGACGAAGGCTTGGGTCTAATTGAAGACGAGGGACACTTTGTAGAATCTCTTCAATTTAATGACATAGAGAGATCACTTAAGGTTCTTGAATCAATAAAAGATGATCTAGCAGCTATTATAGTTGAACCTGTTCTTGGTGGAGCAGGTTGTATTTTACCTAAGAATGGATATTTGCAGGGGTTACAAGAGTTTGCCAAGAATAACGGTAGCCTTTTTATTTTGGATGAAATAGTAACAGGTTTCAGATTTTCATACGGGGCCGCCATGAATAATTTTAATCTGGAACCAGATTTGTTTACTTTGGGTAAGATAATTGGAGGAGGTCTACCAATAGGTGCAGTATGCGGTAAAAAAGAGATCATGAAATTAGCTGATGCCACTATTGAAGGGGACAAGTCAACCTACTGTTCAATAGGAGGCGGAACATTTTCAGCTAATCCTATGACTATGAAGGCGGGTTTCCATACTCTCAGAACTTTGAGGAATGACAGATCTATTTATGACAAAATAAATAATTTGGGAGAATTCACTAGGATAGAATTATCTAAATTATTTGACGAGTTGAAGATAAGAGCAGAAGTAACGGGAATAGGATCAATATTTATGATCCATTTCTTAAATGATAATGTTAAAGCCATAAACAATGCTTTGGATGCCGCCCTATCAGATAAGGAAATGTTAAATAATTATAATTTAGCACTGATGGCATATCATGGTATTTTCTTTTTGCCTGGCAAAATGGGAGCGTTTTCGAATGCACATGAGAAGAAAGATTCTATTAAATTATTAAATGCAACTAGAGATATCTTTGAAAATTCCAAATATATTAACTTTTTAGAGAAAAATGACAAGAACCTGGTATTCTAG